In Nocardia sp. NBC_00403, one DNA window encodes the following:
- a CDS encoding DUF1254 domain-containing protein, with protein MDEQRSGFGRRGMGRLGRIATLLIASTMLVTVAACASNTSSPGDDATALDDAAVQAYIYTYPLVANEVTRREMTNLPRPNGMGAAPMNQLANITGLPDASYTSIPRPNDDTVYSMMFFDVSTQPMVVNVPDMGGRYHLFPLLDAWTNVDASPGTRTLGEQHGYQFAITGPSWHGTLPAGVRQYSMPTDSGWMIGRIQVNGKDDMQNVLAIQHQLTAVPLSEYGKDYTQPVNTDIHPDWPSGQRVPTYIRNLTPQQYWDLYYDSLSHDQPRPEDKDLLAGLAKVGWSPEHKLDLSRLSDSDRARWSDAWTKALPQIEGNPTTQPVNGWRTQRSHVGDYGTAWLDRAVVACIGIGANLPQDAVYPITSVDSNGDPLTSDRRYILHFDKNAIPDVRAFWSLTLYNDKGFFVDNPLNRYSLRGGTLHTNPDGSIDIYLQRQAPGADRDANWLPTPSSGTFNLALRLYWPDTAIVDGTWNPPAITAIS; from the coding sequence GTGGACGAACAACGATCGGGATTCGGTCGTCGCGGAATGGGGAGGCTCGGGAGGATCGCAACCCTCCTGATCGCATCAACGATGCTGGTGACGGTGGCCGCGTGCGCGAGCAACACGTCGTCACCCGGCGACGACGCCACGGCACTCGACGATGCCGCGGTGCAGGCCTACATCTACACCTACCCCCTGGTTGCCAACGAAGTCACGCGGCGGGAGATGACCAATCTGCCGCGCCCGAACGGCATGGGCGCCGCGCCGATGAATCAGCTGGCCAACATCACCGGGCTGCCAGATGCGTCATACACCAGCATTCCGCGGCCCAATGACGACACGGTGTATTCGATGATGTTCTTCGACGTCTCGACGCAACCGATGGTCGTCAACGTGCCTGACATGGGCGGGCGCTACCACCTGTTCCCGCTGCTGGACGCTTGGACCAACGTCGACGCCTCACCGGGCACCCGCACCCTCGGTGAACAACACGGCTACCAATTCGCGATCACCGGACCGAGCTGGCACGGCACACTGCCCGCCGGAGTCCGCCAGTACTCGATGCCGACCGACTCCGGCTGGATGATCGGCCGCATCCAAGTCAACGGCAAGGACGACATGCAAAACGTCCTGGCGATCCAACACCAGCTCACTGCGGTACCGCTGAGTGAGTACGGCAAGGACTACACGCAGCCGGTGAACACCGACATCCATCCGGACTGGCCGAGCGGCCAGCGTGTCCCCACCTATATCCGCAACCTCACGCCACAGCAGTACTGGGATCTGTACTACGACAGCCTTTCTCACGATCAGCCCCGCCCCGAGGACAAGGACCTGCTGGCCGGCCTCGCGAAAGTCGGATGGTCGCCGGAGCACAAGCTCGACCTGAGCCGACTGTCCGACTCCGACCGCGCCCGATGGAGTGACGCCTGGACCAAAGCGCTGCCGCAGATCGAGGGGAATCCGACCACCCAGCCGGTCAACGGATGGCGCACGCAGCGTTCTCACGTCGGCGACTACGGGACCGCCTGGCTCGACCGGGCCGTCGTCGCCTGCATCGGCATCGGGGCGAATCTCCCACAAGACGCCGTCTATCCGATCACCAGCGTCGACAGCAACGGCGATCCGCTGACCTCCGACCGCCGCTACATCCTGCACTTCGACAAGAACGCCATCCCTGACGTTCGCGCGTTCTGGTCGCTGACCCTCTACAACGACAAGGGCTTCTTCGTCGACAATCCACTCAACCGGTACTCCCTGCGCGGCGGCACACTGCACACCAACCCCGACGGCTCCATCGACATCTACCTCCAACGCCAGGCACCGGGAGCCGACCGCGACGCCAACTGGCTGCCTACACCCTCGTCGGGCACATTCAACCTGGCACTCCGGCTCTACTGGCCCGACACCGCCATCGTCGACGGCACCTGGAATCCACCCGCAATCACCGCGATCAGCTGA
- a CDS encoding DUF1254 domain-containing protein yields the protein MPVGFSGSSLPRRGLFGVAAGFTAMVGLAACGSSNDSSSASSSTSSSGGTDPKSVATDAYVFGYPLVLMNATRATAAPTNTLMRYSTTATPDDKTVVSPNVDTLYCQAWLDLTAEPMVIQMPAMPDRYWLLQILDAWTNTVHDPSSVRPQLADGAPAGPFTYILTGPGWSGELPANTTRLEMSTPMTWAIVRIAINNPADHDTVVALQNQIKLMPLSVWNTNPDTPTPSSAPQDPTAKPAEQIDSMDGPTFFAKLNALMATNPPAAADAMKRFATIGITPGGTISGIDTAALNGAVHDAQQQISSYKNPDAKVVNGWDYATNVGTYDTDYPLRAYVAHIGLGANRATDTIYPVMSNIPADTNGTPRTLRFHFAPGQLPPADAFWSLTAYTADRFLVPNPDNIYSIGHQIPTTPNPDGSVDITLQNAKPGAEVPTGNWLPIPATGPFHVVLRLYSPGEAAVNGSWKPPALTQTH from the coding sequence ATGCCTGTCGGTTTCTCCGGTAGCTCACTGCCGCGTCGTGGATTGTTCGGTGTGGCAGCCGGTTTCACCGCGATGGTCGGTCTGGCCGCCTGCGGCTCCTCGAACGATTCGTCGTCCGCTTCCTCGTCCACCTCCAGCAGCGGCGGGACCGATCCAAAGTCGGTCGCCACCGACGCCTACGTCTTCGGGTACCCGCTGGTGCTCATGAACGCCACCCGCGCCACCGCCGCACCCACCAACACCCTGATGCGCTACAGCACCACTGCCACCCCCGACGACAAGACGGTCGTCAGCCCCAATGTCGACACCCTCTACTGCCAGGCGTGGCTAGACCTGACCGCCGAACCGATGGTGATCCAGATGCCAGCCATGCCCGACCGATACTGGCTCCTGCAAATACTCGACGCCTGGACCAACACCGTCCACGACCCCAGCAGCGTGCGCCCGCAGTTGGCCGACGGAGCACCGGCGGGTCCGTTCACCTACATCCTGACCGGCCCGGGCTGGTCAGGCGAGTTGCCCGCCAACACCACCCGCCTGGAGATGTCCACCCCCATGACGTGGGCGATCGTCCGCATAGCCATCAACAATCCCGCCGACCACGACACTGTGGTCGCGCTGCAAAACCAGATCAAACTCATGCCGTTGAGTGTCTGGAACACCAACCCCGACACCCCGACCCCGAGTTCGGCACCTCAGGACCCGACCGCGAAGCCGGCCGAACAGATCGACAGTATGGACGGGCCGACCTTCTTCGCCAAGCTCAACGCGCTCATGGCGACCAACCCACCGGCCGCCGCCGACGCGATGAAACGCTTCGCCACCATCGGCATCACCCCCGGCGGCACCATCAGCGGTATCGACACCGCCGCACTGAATGGCGCGGTGCACGACGCCCAGCAGCAGATCAGCTCCTACAAGAACCCTGACGCGAAGGTCGTCAACGGCTGGGACTACGCCACCAACGTGGGCACCTACGACACCGACTACCCGTTGCGCGCCTATGTCGCGCACATCGGCCTCGGCGCGAACCGCGCCACCGACACCATCTACCCGGTGATGAGCAATATCCCTGCCGACACCAACGGCACCCCACGTACTTTGCGCTTCCACTTCGCTCCCGGCCAACTCCCACCCGCCGACGCCTTCTGGTCACTGACCGCCTACACCGCCGACCGCTTCCTGGTCCCCAACCCCGACAACATCTACTCCATCGGCCACCAAATCCCCACCACGCCCAACCCCGACGGATCGGTCGATATCACCCTCCAGAACGCCAAACCCGGCGCAGAGGTCCCCACCGGCAACTGGCTCCCCATCCCCGCCACCGGACCCTTCCACGTCGTCTTGCGCCTCTACTCTCCCGGCGAAGCCGCCGTCAACGGCAGCTGGAAACCCCCCGCCCTCACTCAAACCCATTAA
- a CDS encoding AraC family transcriptional regulator ligand-binding domain-containing protein, producing the protein MLNYSLDRRMICAVDAVDHIFLPKYVLDTTGLAESVRQRLADEVDVPGWMLSSTSAILPSDRYLRLWELAEHELDDPDVALRAALAYVPGQLGLIDYLFTTAPTLGEGLALTGMYIGTSTTNHHFTIVGESEDQMSVDLSLLQGEGRGRDLAVQVALAGTVTKIRRVTGQQVNPVRVRFRQSAPPRHDQFIELFGTARIDFGAPTNQLTFRTADLALPMLTADPVLAAILHRSADAMAQPRITMWSERLQQVLAVMMDDGTVTIDPVARRMAMSRRSLQRRLAEEGTTWRQEIDRARRRRLEDRSRSSPTTNRTEIAHLLGYSDARSLGRAYRRWSQP; encoded by the coding sequence ATGTTGAACTACAGCCTCGACCGCCGCATGATCTGTGCTGTGGACGCGGTGGATCATATTTTTCTTCCCAAGTACGTCCTCGACACCACCGGCCTGGCTGAATCAGTTCGGCAGCGGCTGGCCGATGAGGTCGATGTGCCCGGCTGGATGTTGTCGAGCACGAGCGCGATCTTGCCCAGCGATCGTTACCTACGGTTGTGGGAGTTGGCCGAGCACGAGCTGGACGATCCGGATGTCGCACTGCGGGCCGCGCTCGCGTACGTACCCGGGCAGTTGGGACTGATCGACTATCTCTTCACCACGGCGCCGACGCTTGGCGAGGGACTCGCGTTGACAGGGATGTACATCGGCACTTCTACGACCAACCACCACTTCACCATCGTCGGAGAGTCCGAAGATCAGATGAGCGTCGACCTGAGTCTGCTCCAAGGGGAAGGCCGCGGGCGAGATCTGGCCGTCCAGGTCGCCTTGGCGGGCACGGTGACAAAGATACGTCGTGTCACCGGCCAGCAGGTGAACCCGGTGCGCGTCCGATTTCGGCAAAGTGCGCCACCTCGGCACGATCAATTCATCGAGCTGTTCGGCACAGCCCGCATCGATTTCGGCGCACCGACCAACCAACTCACCTTTCGGACCGCCGACCTCGCCTTGCCGATGCTGACCGCCGATCCAGTGCTGGCCGCCATCCTCCACCGCAGTGCGGACGCCATGGCACAACCTCGGATCACCATGTGGTCCGAGCGGCTGCAGCAGGTGCTGGCAGTCATGATGGACGACGGCACGGTCACGATCGATCCAGTCGCGCGCCGCATGGCCATGAGCAGGCGCAGTCTGCAACGTAGGCTCGCTGAGGAAGGAACCACCTGGCGACAGGAAATCGACCGCGCCCGACGCAGGCGGCTGGAAGATCGGTCCCGATCCTCGCCCACAACGAACAGGACCGAAATAGCCCACCTACTCGGCTATTCGGACGCACGCTCACTCGGTCGCGCGTACCGACGCTGGTCCCAACCCTGA
- a CDS encoding response regulator transcription factor, whose product MRLLLVEDDDHIGDTLIKALMARGFTTDRTRWGLDVLTSHHRYDAIILDLALPDIPGLQVLRQLRAISSIPVVILVGHGDERSVVRALRGGADDCMVRPPRVGELIARLEKAARHIVTDIGPASNGVIVTGDVRVDVGARRVEVAGEPIPLTRKEFELVRILVERPGMAVSRQQLMDRVWGDAFVSVSRSLDVHITWLRAKLDRPGLISTIRGHGYRWGDPARVDAAS is encoded by the coding sequence ATGCGGCTACTGCTGGTCGAGGATGACGACCACATCGGAGACACACTCATCAAGGCGCTGATGGCGCGAGGTTTCACTACCGATCGCACTCGGTGGGGTCTGGATGTACTGACCTCCCATCACCGGTATGACGCGATAATCCTCGATCTCGCCTTGCCCGATATCCCTGGGCTGCAGGTGTTGCGGCAGCTTCGAGCGATCAGTTCGATACCTGTGGTGATCTTGGTCGGCCACGGCGACGAGCGTTCGGTCGTGCGTGCCCTGCGCGGTGGCGCCGACGACTGCATGGTGCGGCCGCCCCGGGTGGGCGAATTGATTGCGAGGTTGGAGAAGGCCGCTCGGCACATCGTCACCGACATCGGTCCGGCTTCGAACGGCGTGATTGTCACCGGGGATGTGCGGGTGGATGTGGGGGCGCGGCGTGTCGAGGTGGCGGGCGAGCCGATACCGCTGACTCGCAAGGAGTTCGAGCTTGTGCGGATCCTGGTGGAGCGGCCGGGGATGGCGGTGAGTCGGCAGCAGCTGATGGATCGGGTGTGGGGGGACGCGTTTGTCTCGGTATCGCGGTCGCTCGATGTGCACATCACCTGGCTGCGTGCCAAGCTGGATCGGCCGGGGCTGATCAGCACTATTCGCGGCCATGGATACCGGTGGGGCGACCCGGCTCGAGTCGACGCGGCGTCCTAG